In a genomic window of Pelecanus crispus isolate bPelCri1 chromosome 1, bPelCri1.pri, whole genome shotgun sequence:
- the CHD1L gene encoding chromodomain-helicase-DNA-binding protein 1-like isoform X2 — protein sequence MAVSWAMRWVLGRLVRFAPSLSFVTYIGSKEERPKLQQNLKEQSHFHALLTTYEICLKDAAFLKLFNWAALVVDEAHRLKNQSSLLHKTLSEFSVGFSLLLTGTPIQNSLQELYSLLSLIEPDIFPREQVKEFVEYYQAIGKESEPAKELHNLLQPFLLRRVKSEVAAELPKKVEVVLYHGMSALQRKYYKAILTKDLDAFESETGRKVTLQNVLIQLRKCVAHPYLFNGVEPEPFEIGDHIVEASGKLCLLDKLLSFLYAGGHRVLLFSQMTQLLDILQDYMDYRGYSYERLDGSVRGEERHLAIKNFGQQPIFIFLLSTRAGGVGMNLTAADTVIFTDSDFNPQNDLQAIARAHRIGQHKPVKIIRLIGRDTVEEIIYRRAASKLRLTNAIVEGGQFALGAPKTQGAAELQLSEILKFGLDKLLSSEGSTIQDVELENILGETKGGKWVMDVVLPLEEESEEEDTENHMYVYEGKDYSKEPSREDKKAFDQLLDLQKALTEETSKEGRALRNKANALLTGLQEQSTRRKHLLSAEELEARRKKRQEAAAKRARLMEEKKVAKAEAEHKKKMAWWEANHYISTCLPSEESDSEQEFEEDEAGLNVHLDYEDADLKCIKYVMGDVTHPKAEEEDAIIVHCLDDSGRWGRGGLFTALEARSDQPRKIYEMAGKMKDLELGGTLLFPIDDKKSRKKGQDLLALIVAQHRDRSNNLSGIKLSALEKGLKKIYLAAKKRNATVHLPRIGYATKGFNWYGTERLIRKYLATRGIPTLIYYFPRNKGSSSASQPYSSPMTVSKP from the exons ctttaactGGGCTGCCTTGGTTGTAGATGAAGCTCATAGactgaaaaatcaaagttcTCTACTTCACAAGACTCTTTCTGAG TTCTCAGTAGGCTTCAGCCTGCTACTCACAGGCACTCCAATCCAGAACAGCCTCCAGGAACTGTACTCCTTACTCAGCCTTATTGAGCCTGACATCTTTCCTAGGGAACAAGTGAAAGAGTTTGTTGAGTATTACCAAGCAATTGGAAAGGAGAGTGAGCCAG CCAAAGAATTGCATAATCTTCTGCAGCCATTTTTGCTTCGAAGAGTCAAGTCTGAGGTGGCTGCAGAACTGCCAAAGAAGGTGGAAGTGGTTCTGTACCATGGAATGTCAGCTCTGCAAAGGAAGTACTACAAGGCCATTTTGACAAAAGATCTAG ACGCTTTTGAAAGTGAAACAGGAAGGAAGGTGACGCTTCAGAATGTCTTAATTCAGCTTCGGAAGTGTGTTGCCCACCCATACCTTTTCAATG GTGTTGAGCCAGAACCCTTTGAGATTGGAGACCATATTGTTGAAGCCAGTGGGAAGCTGTGTTTATTGGATAAACTCCTTTCATTCTTGTACGCTGG TGGCCACCGTGTCTTGCTCTTTTCTCAGATGACTCAACTGCTTGATATCCTGCAAGATTACATGGACTATAGAG GCTACAGCTACGAGCGGCTGGATGGTTCTGTTAGGGGTGAAGAGAGACACCTTGCAATTAAGAACTTTGGTCAACAGCCCATCTTTATCTTCCTGCTGAGCACCAGAGCAG GTGGAGTTGGCATGAACCTGACAGCAGCAGATACAGTTATTTTTACCGATAGTGATTTTAACCCGCAAAATGACTTGCAAGCAATAGCAAGAGCTCATAGGATTGGGCAACACAA GCCTGTAAAAATTATCCGCTTGATTGGGCGAGATACGGTTGAAGAAATAATCTACCGAAGAGCTGCTTCTAAGCTCCGGCTGACAAATGCCATTGTAGAAGGGGGTCAGTTTGCTCTGGGAGCGCCCAAGACTCAGGGAGCAGCAGAGTTACAG CTGAGTGAAATCTTGAAATTTGGCTTGGATAAATTGCTCTCCTCTGAAGGGAGTACTATACAGGATGTGGAGCTAGAAAACATCCTTGGAGAGACAAAAGGAGGGAAGTGGGTAATGGATGTTGTGCTGCCACTCGAAGAAGAGAGTGAAGAGGAGGATACAGAGA atcacaTGTATGTGTACGAAGGCAAAGATTATTCAAAAGAACCcagcagagaagacaaaaaagcaTTTGATCAGCTTTTGGATCTTCAGAAAGCCTTGACTGAAGAGACCAGTAAGGAAGGGAGAGCTCTCCGGAACAAAGCAAAC gcCCTTCTCACAGGCCTCCAGGAACAGTCAACCAGGAGGAAGCACTTGCTGagtgcagaggagctggaggctAGGAGGAAGAAGcgccaagaagcagcagcaaagagagCAAGGCtcatggaggaaaagaaggtggcaaaagcagaggcagaacACAAGAAAAA GATGGCCTGGTGGGAGGCAAATCATTACATATCTACCTGCCTTCCTTCAGAGGAAAGTGACTCTGAGCAAGAGTTTGAGGAGGATGAGGCTGGGCTGAATGTGCATTTAGATTATGAAGATGCAGACCTGAAGTGTATCAAGTACGTCATGGGAGATGTGACCCACCccaaagcagaagaggaggatgcCATCATTGTCCACTGCCTAG ATGACTCCGGCCGCTGGGGAAGGGGTGGTTTATTTACAGCTCTGGAGGCTCGTTCTGATCAGCCAAGGAAAATATATGAGATGGCAGGAAAGATGAAAG ACCTGGAGTTAGGAGGAACCCTGTTATTCCCCATTGATGAtaaaaaatccaggaaaaaaggaCAAGACTTG CTGGCCTTGATTGTTGCTCAGCACCGGGATCGGTCCAACAACTTGTCTGGCATTAAGCTGTCTGCTTTGGAAAAGGGCTTGAAGAAGATTTATTTAGCAGCCAAGAAAAGGAATG CAACAGTGCATCTTCCACGTATTGGGTATGCAACAAAAGGTTTCAACTGGTATGGTACCGAGCGGCTCATCCGAAAATATTTGGCAACACGGGGTATCCCCACTCTTAT ATACTACTTCCCTAGGAATAAaggctcttcctctgcttcacAACCATATTCATCTCCAATGACAGTCTCAAAGCCATGA